In Microtus ochrogaster isolate Prairie Vole_2 chromosome 4, MicOch1.0, whole genome shotgun sequence, one genomic interval encodes:
- the Zbtb43 gene encoding zinc finger and BTB domain-containing protein 43 isoform X1, protein MRANEYSSQIGHQGQNRVRFHQSPTWRTTLNRIGDEMEPGTNSFRVEFPDFSSTILQKLNQQRQQGQLCDVSIVVQGHIFRAHKAVLAASSPYFCDQVLLKNSRRIVLPDVMNPRVFENILLSSYTGRLVMPAPEIVSYLTAASFLQMWHVVDKCTEVLEGNPTVLCQKLNHGSDHQSPSSSNYNGLVESFELGSAGHTDFPKAQELRDGENEEESTKDELSSQLTEQEYLPSNSSTEHDRLSTEMASQDGEEGASDSAEFHYTRPLYSKPSIMAHKRWIHVKPERLEQACEGMDVHAAYDEHQVTESINTMQTEHLVQPSGVEEDFQVVEKKVEAEFDEQAEESNYDEQVDFYGSSMEEFSGERLDGNLIGHRQEAALAAGYSENIEMVTGIKEEASHLGFSATDKLYPCQCGKSFTHKSQRDRHMSMHLGLRPYGCGVCGKKFKMKHHLVGHMKIHTGIKPYECNICAKRFMWRDSFHRHVTSCTKSYEAAKAEQNTTEAN, encoded by the exons ATGCGAGCAAACGAGTATTCATCCCAGATAGGGCACCAAGGACAGAACAGAGTACGattccaccaaagtccaacttggcgaacca CACTGAACAGAATTGGTGATGAAATGGAGCCTGGAACAAACTCTTTTCGAGTAGAGTTTCCAGATTTTTCCAGCACCATTCTTCAGAAACTAAACCAGCAGCGACAACAAGGACAGTTATGTGACGTCTCCATTGTAGTCCAAGGCCACATTTTCCGGGCACACAAAGCCGTTCTTGCTGCCAGTTCACCCTACTTTTGTGACCAAGTACTCCTAAAAAACAGTAGGAGAATTGTTTTGCCTGATGTGATGAACCCAAGAGTGTTTGAGAACATTCTCCTATCTAGCTACACAGGACGCCTTGTGATGCCTGCTCCAGAAATTGTTAGTTACTTAACAGCAGCCAGCTTCCTGCAGATGTGGCATGTGGTGGACAAGTGCACTGAGGTTCTGGAGGGAAACCCCACAGTTCTGTGTCAGAAACTAAATCATGGCAGTGACCACCAGTCTCCCAGTAGCAGTAACTACAATGGCCTGGTAGAGAGCTTTGAGCTGGGCTCTGCGGGGCATACTGATTTCCCCAAAGCGCAGGAACTGAGGGATggtgaaaatgaagaagaaagcacCAAAGATGAGCTGTCATCTCAGCTCACTGAGCAAGAGTACTTGCCCAGTAACTCGTCCACAGAGCATGACCGACTGAGCACCGAGATGGCAAgccaggatggggaggagggggccAGCGACAGCGCTGAGTTCCACTACACCCGGCCTCTGTACAGCAAGCCCAGCATAATGGCTCACAAACGCTGGATCCATGTGAAGCCTGAGCGCCTGGAACAGGCGTGTGAGGGCATGGATGTCCATGCAGCCTATGACGAGCACCAGGTCACCGAGTCCATCAacaccatgcagacagagcacttggTCCAGCCTTCAGGAGTGGAGGAAGACTTCCAGGTTGTGGAGAAGAAAGTGGAAGCAGAGTTTGATGAGCAAGCAGAGGAGAGCAACTATGACGAACAGGTGGACTTCTATGGCTCCTCCATGGAAGAGTTTTCTGGAGAAAGGTTGGATGGGAACTTAATTGGGCATAGACAGGAGGCTGCCCTCGCAGCCGGCTACAGTGAGAATATTGAAATGGTGACGGGGATAAAAGAAGAGGCGTCCCACTTAGGATTCTCAGCCACTGACAAGCTGTATCCTTGTCAGTGTGGGAAAAGTTTCACACACAAGAGTCAGCGAGATCGACACATGAGCATGCACCTCGGTCTTCGCCCTTATGGCTGTGGTGTCTGTGGTAAGAAATTCAAAATGAAGCACCATCTCGTGGGTCACATGAAAATTCATACAGGCATAAAGCCCTACGAATGTAATATCTGTGCAAAGAGGTTTATGTGGAGGGACAGTTTCCACAGGCATGTGACTTCTTGTACCAAGTCCTATGAAGCTGCAAAGGCTGAGCAGAATACAACTGAGGCTAACTAA
- the Zbtb43 gene encoding zinc finger and BTB domain-containing protein 43 isoform X2: MEPGTNSFRVEFPDFSSTILQKLNQQRQQGQLCDVSIVVQGHIFRAHKAVLAASSPYFCDQVLLKNSRRIVLPDVMNPRVFENILLSSYTGRLVMPAPEIVSYLTAASFLQMWHVVDKCTEVLEGNPTVLCQKLNHGSDHQSPSSSNYNGLVESFELGSAGHTDFPKAQELRDGENEEESTKDELSSQLTEQEYLPSNSSTEHDRLSTEMASQDGEEGASDSAEFHYTRPLYSKPSIMAHKRWIHVKPERLEQACEGMDVHAAYDEHQVTESINTMQTEHLVQPSGVEEDFQVVEKKVEAEFDEQAEESNYDEQVDFYGSSMEEFSGERLDGNLIGHRQEAALAAGYSENIEMVTGIKEEASHLGFSATDKLYPCQCGKSFTHKSQRDRHMSMHLGLRPYGCGVCGKKFKMKHHLVGHMKIHTGIKPYECNICAKRFMWRDSFHRHVTSCTKSYEAAKAEQNTTEAN; this comes from the coding sequence ATGGAGCCTGGAACAAACTCTTTTCGAGTAGAGTTTCCAGATTTTTCCAGCACCATTCTTCAGAAACTAAACCAGCAGCGACAACAAGGACAGTTATGTGACGTCTCCATTGTAGTCCAAGGCCACATTTTCCGGGCACACAAAGCCGTTCTTGCTGCCAGTTCACCCTACTTTTGTGACCAAGTACTCCTAAAAAACAGTAGGAGAATTGTTTTGCCTGATGTGATGAACCCAAGAGTGTTTGAGAACATTCTCCTATCTAGCTACACAGGACGCCTTGTGATGCCTGCTCCAGAAATTGTTAGTTACTTAACAGCAGCCAGCTTCCTGCAGATGTGGCATGTGGTGGACAAGTGCACTGAGGTTCTGGAGGGAAACCCCACAGTTCTGTGTCAGAAACTAAATCATGGCAGTGACCACCAGTCTCCCAGTAGCAGTAACTACAATGGCCTGGTAGAGAGCTTTGAGCTGGGCTCTGCGGGGCATACTGATTTCCCCAAAGCGCAGGAACTGAGGGATggtgaaaatgaagaagaaagcacCAAAGATGAGCTGTCATCTCAGCTCACTGAGCAAGAGTACTTGCCCAGTAACTCGTCCACAGAGCATGACCGACTGAGCACCGAGATGGCAAgccaggatggggaggagggggccAGCGACAGCGCTGAGTTCCACTACACCCGGCCTCTGTACAGCAAGCCCAGCATAATGGCTCACAAACGCTGGATCCATGTGAAGCCTGAGCGCCTGGAACAGGCGTGTGAGGGCATGGATGTCCATGCAGCCTATGACGAGCACCAGGTCACCGAGTCCATCAacaccatgcagacagagcacttggTCCAGCCTTCAGGAGTGGAGGAAGACTTCCAGGTTGTGGAGAAGAAAGTGGAAGCAGAGTTTGATGAGCAAGCAGAGGAGAGCAACTATGACGAACAGGTGGACTTCTATGGCTCCTCCATGGAAGAGTTTTCTGGAGAAAGGTTGGATGGGAACTTAATTGGGCATAGACAGGAGGCTGCCCTCGCAGCCGGCTACAGTGAGAATATTGAAATGGTGACGGGGATAAAAGAAGAGGCGTCCCACTTAGGATTCTCAGCCACTGACAAGCTGTATCCTTGTCAGTGTGGGAAAAGTTTCACACACAAGAGTCAGCGAGATCGACACATGAGCATGCACCTCGGTCTTCGCCCTTATGGCTGTGGTGTCTGTGGTAAGAAATTCAAAATGAAGCACCATCTCGTGGGTCACATGAAAATTCATACAGGCATAAAGCCCTACGAATGTAATATCTGTGCAAAGAGGTTTATGTGGAGGGACAGTTTCCACAGGCATGTGACTTCTTGTACCAAGTCCTATGAAGCTGCAAAGGCTGAGCAGAATACAACTGAGGCTAACTAA